The genomic region ACATACTAATGACCGTCCAGCGCCGCTCCCAACTCCACCCCTTACACAACGCGGATCTTCACCTTCCCCGTCGGAACGTGCGGGCCGCAAGGCCGCTCCACTCTTTACTCTCTCCGCAACGGTGCTCCCTCTATCCGACCAACCACCAGAAGAGGAAGACATCTCTAGTATCTGGAATGGTACGTCTGAGACTTCAGCCCGAGCTTTTCTCGAatccctcttcccccaTGCTGGAGGCTTAGCCCCTGGGCACTCACGTCCACCTGACCGTGGACCACTCATCGCATTCCACCGCTTGGTCGTGTACTGACCGCCCCAGTCGTCTCGCGTGCAGCCGACGTAGTCAAGGATAGCGAGCGCCTTGAAAACCTTGCATGGAGGTGAGTGACCTTGGGCAATTCGCGTGCCTGGGTTGGCAGAGCGGAAGTCGAGTAGTGCTCCTTACTTACCCGATTCACAGGCACTGGAGCGACGTCCGAgtacgccgtcgccgctcgTCCGCGTCAACAGACACGGCGTCGAGTGCCTCCGTTCACACCCCCGTCGACCAACCCTACCTCCACCACAGACAAAGTTCCGAGAATCGCCGCTCCTTTGCCAATAAGCTACAGTTGttggtcgaggaggactcTTTCAAGGACTGGATAGAAGATGCCCGCGAGAACGCGGCTGCCACGGACGAGTCCCCACGACACGCACCtcagctcgcgctcccTGACACACCCACTCCCAACCTCGAGATTCGGCTAGTGGAGCCCACACCAGTGCCGAGCCGTGTCGGCTcgctcggcggcagcgTGGGCGGAAGCACGCCATTCACAAAGTCTGTGGCGCAGCTGGCAGTGCGCGAAGAAGAgattgaggaggaagtCACGACCGCAGAGGACGATTCCCCCGAGATCCAGAGGATACGGAAGCGCTCTCCCAAGGGCGGCTTCTTCATTCACCAGAGCCCTGGTAAGGTCAGCGGAGCTTCGGACGGATCGTCCGAGGcttctgctcctcctcctgcccCTATCGTTGCCGAAACGGAACCAGTTGCTCGGGTTGAACATCATCAAGCCGAAGCCAACGGTGGCCCGACGGACTCTTCGCAGTGGCGGAGCTCGGCAGAATCATCGTCGGCCGTCGTcatgaagaagaaggagccACGTCGGCCTGTGTCCATGGCCACGATGCGCGGTAGATTCCAAGCCGAGAAGAGACTCGCGGTCCAGGCTATCACCGCTCGGAAGAAGTTGGAGCAACAGCAGGCCGGAACCGCGCCcgaggatgacgatgacgatgactCGGATtgggaggacgacgacgatgagaCGGCGGCTGGGAGCACAAGACCGACAGATgctgaggacgacgacgacgactgggaggacgagatgtCGTCTGTAGCGCCAtcggccgcgccgtcgccgcgcaaCGGCAAGATGAacaagaaggagcgcgcggCTGCCACCGCCAGACTCGAGCTGGAGAAAGAGGCTATGCGCAAGCGTGCTATGTTTGCCAAGAAGCAAATAGACGCCCCAGCTACCAAGGCGCCCACCGAGGGTCTTCTCAGCCGCGTTTTCCGCACCGGCAAGAGCATGGTCGACTTAACTCAGGCCAGCAGCTCGGATGAGAATGCCGCGTTCCGCCGCACACCTACCCATGGCAACTTTGGTGCCATGGCCCAGTCTCCGGCCCCGATGGCACCGCCCAGGCTGCACTCCAAGAGCGATGTCACTGTGCCTGTGCAAACCGACGCGAATGCCACGGCTCGCTCACACAAGTCTGGGACTAGTGACGGCAAGCGATCGCACCGGTCGGGAACAAGTGACCGGCAAATCCCTGGCGATGTTGAGCTGGAGTCGTCTGAGGAAGAGTCCGAGGATGACAACTACCTTGCGTCATCGCAAATACGTGCCAAGCTGGAGGCTCTtgacgccaagcgcgctGCTCGGACTGCAACAGCCACCACGCAGGCGCCTCCCCCCAACGACGCAGCCATACCCGTACGCGCTCCCGTATCGGCAGTTGCGATGGGTGCTGCCATGGGAGAGTACGACGAGTACGGTGTGGCGCGGCCGatctcgccgacggcgcgtcgtcgcaTGATCATCATGCGCGAGATGTCTGAGTCTCTCCGAAGGAGTGAGTGTTTCCGAGTTTCATCGGCTGACCAGAAGacatcatcctcgagcgcgagaagtCAGCAGgaccacctcgacctcccgGCCACCGTCGTCCCCCTCCGTCTGTTCATACTCACATGTCTCGTGGATCCGCCCAGAACCTGGCTCAGCTTCGCGAGCACGCCCGCGAAACTGGGTTCGACACGTCCGGCTTCCAGCGTCATAGCGCGACTTTCCAGGACATGCGCCCAGACAAGGCGTTGGAGCGTCACAACTCGCAACCCAACCTCATGGCGTACGCCGAGAAGCGGAGCCCGCTGGCTGGTCAGGACCAGGTTCCACCGCGCCAggcgagcttgtcgccCACCGAACAGAAGCGGCGGCAAAATCTCCTCGGGCATGGTTTCCTGCGACCCCTGACGCGTGCAGACGAGGGAGGCATCAACAGAACGCAGTCGGCCGCGGCGTTAAACCTTGGCGTCACTTCGCCTACAAGCGAGCGAACGGTATCGCcgaccgcgagctcgggggCTCATCGCTCATCGAGCGGTGGTTACCACTCATCAAGTGGATTCCACCACCCGCACGCGCACCTCCACGCCACGGCAATGGTGCGCTCTAGCACCGAAGGTGACCATGTTGCCCGCGAGCGCTCGAACAAGCGTGAGGCTCAAAGGCGACAGGAGAGGACAGACACCGGGTACCGGTTCCAcgggtggtgaggaggatgagagtgTAAAGAAGAGAGAAAAAGGAACGAGA from Cutaneotrichosporon cavernicola HIS019 DNA, chromosome: 2 harbors:
- a CDS encoding uncharacterized protein (Fungal protein of unknown function (DUF1752)), with the protein product MTRSPIYTAAVGLGPHTNDRPAPLPTPPLTQRGSSPSPSERAGRKAAPLFTLSATVLPLSDQPPEEEDISSIWNVVSRAADVVKDSERLENLAWRHWSDVRVRRRRSSASTDTASSASVHTPVDQPYLHHRQSSENRRSFANKLQLLVEEDSFKDWIEDARENAAATDESPRHAPQLALPDTPTPNLEIRLVEPTPVPSRVGSLGGSVGGSTPFTKSVAQLAVREEEIEEEVTTAEDDSPEIQRIRKRSPKGGFFIHQSPGKVSGASDGSSEASAPPPAPIVAETEPVARVEHHQAEANGGPTDSSQWRSSAESSSAVVMKKKEPRRPVSMATMRGRFQAEKRLAVQAITARKKLEQQQAGTAPEDDDDDDSDWEDDDDETAAGSTRPTDAEDDDDDWEDEMSSVAPSAAPSPRNGKMNKKERAAATARLELEKEAMRKRAMFAKKQIDAPATKAPTEGLLSRVFRTGKSMVDLTQASSSDENAAFRRTPTHGNFGAMAQSPAPMAPPRLHSKSDVTVPVQTDANATARSHKSGTSDGKRSHRSGTSDRQIPGDVELESSEEESEDDNYLASSQIRAKLEALDAKRAARTATATTQAPPPNDAAIPVRAPVSAVAMGAAMGEYDEYGVARPISPTARRRMIIMREMSESLRRKDIILEREKSAGPPRPPGHRRPPPSVHTHMSRGSAQNLAQLREHARETGFDTSGFQRHSATFQDMRPDKALERHNSQPNLMAYAEKRSPLAGQDQVPPRQASLSPTEQKRRQNLLGHGFLRPLTRADEGGINRTQSAAALNLGVTSPTSERTVSPTASSGAHRSSSGGYHSSSGFHHPHAHLHATAMVRSSTEGDHVARERSNKREAQRRQERTDTGYRFHGW